The genomic segment TCCTGTGCATACGCACCTACAAGTGTAAACACCATTGCAACCATTGCCATTTTAAACAACTTCATGAAACTCCTTTGATAGTTTAAGAATCTTATATATACACTATAAATTCCGACACTTCTATTTTATTTTGTGCACATATGTGCATATGCACAGAGCTATACTACCATACAGAGTATTAATTAAATGTTAATTTTTTAAGATCCAAACATATTTTTGTGCCTTCGTCTTTTTTTGAAGTGATCTTTATTTCTATTTTATTGTTATCGCAAAACTCTTTGACAATATTCAGTCCTATGCCATGGCCAAAAATATTGCTGTCCTCTCTGTAATATCTTTCGAATATGCTAAAAAGATTTTGGTTTTCTATTCCTATGCCGCTGTCTTCTATGCAGAGCTTATCGTTTTTAAATTCTATATGTACAAATCCGTCTTTTTTGTTGAATTTAATGGCATTTGAGATGAGATTTTCTATCGTTTTTGAAAAACCTCTTTTGTCGCATTTTATATGGTGTACAGGACAATTCACTGTTATGTTAACTTCTTTTTTTACATCATCAAACTTTTTAACTGTCCGGTCTAAAAACTCCCTCAACTCAAACTCTTCTATCTCTATGCATCCATTTTCTTTTCGCAAAAGATATTCAAGTTCGTTGTATAGGTCTTGAAGGTTCGCGGATGAACTGGAAATTCTTTGCAGCCGTTTTAAATTTTTTTCATCCTTGAGTGTGCCTGCAAGGAGTTTTACATTTGCATCTATGGTCGCAATAGGAATATTTAACTCATGCAGTGTATTTTTTATGTACTTTTCCATAGCTATTTGAGAATCGAATAACGGTTTTGCTACAGCTTTTGCCAGATAATACCCCAAGACGGCTATCAAAATAATATTGCCGGCAAAAAAAACAATCTCATTAAAATGAAAAACTTCCCGCAGTATTTCCAAGCACACATATGAAAATAACATTAAAAATAAAAAAGTCAATGTCTGCAAAAGGGCATATGAATTAGAGTTTGAGTTTATAGCCTACTCCTTTTATGTTTTCTATCATATCTTTGCCAATAAGATTTTTAAGCTTTGTTATATACACTCTGAGTGATCCGCTGCTAAAAGTATCATCCTCCCAAACATTTTCTATAATATGCTCTTTTGAAACCACTTGATTTTTATTTTTTATAAAAATCTCTAAAAGCTTTGCCAGCTTTTGTGGAAGTTTTGTGCTCCCTTTTGGGGTCAATAAAGTACACTCTTTAATGTCATAAGATATGTCCTGGGTTAATTTGATTTCTGTATTGTAAGCGGCGGTTCTTTTTAGCACAGCTTCCACCCTGTGAATCAACTCATCATTATCAAACGGTTTTTTGATAAAATCATCACATCCGCTTGAAAAAGCCTCATTTAATACCTCTTTTTCTTTGTGGGAAGTTAAAAAAATAGCCGGTTTGTAGGTATTGTTTATCCTTAATTCTTCTAATAGCTTTATGCCGTTTGAGCTAGGTAGATTTATATCCAAAAGATAAAGATCAAACACTTCCGTGCAATCTAGTTCAATTGCTTCTTCATAATTATTCGCGATTTTACTGCTAAAACCATTTACCTCCAAGACATCCTCTAATGTTTGCGCAAGAAGTTTATCGTCTTCTACGATTAATATATGGTTCATAGCAGGACCTCTTTTAAAAAATCTTTGCTCATTCTGTGCCCTTTTTCTTCCTTTGTATCTTACTTAAGATAATTAAAACATATAATTATAATAACCGTTTTTAAATTAGCACAAAATTAATTATAAGCAAATTTGGACATATATTGTCTTAAAAATTCTTTAAAAGCTTTTAAATCTCTATTTTAAAATGTATTTACTGTTTATTTGTTCCCGAATCTCTAACTGCTATAATAATAGCTGGATTCAATACGATGTTAAGATAAAAAAGAAAGGATAACTATTTTAATGGCAAAAACACAGAGTTTCGAACAACATGCAGACGCTTATGAAGTATGGTTTGAAAAAAACCAAACAATTTATGAAGACGAGGTGCAGACCGCAAAAAAACTGATAGGCTCGGCTTCCAACGGCCTTGAAATAGGGATAGGAAGCGGAAAATTTGCGCTCCCTTTGGGCATCAAAATCGGTATCGAGCCTTCAAAGAGAATGAGGCAACTTGCGCAGGAAAAAGGACTGGAAGCCATTGACGGCATTGCCGAAAATCTTCCTTTTGAGAATGAAAAATTTGATTTTGCCGTCATGATCACAACGATTTGTTTTGTGGACGATCTGTTTGAAGCCCTATCGGAGGCCTATCGCGTCATCATTCCGGGCGGATTTCTTCTTATCGGCATGGTTGAAAAAAATTCGCCGATGGGGAAAAAGTATCTAGAGAAAAAAGCCGAAAGCAAATTTTACGGAGAGGCTTCTTTCTATTCGACCCAAGAAGTTACCACACTGGCACAAAAAGCCGGTTTTGTTTATGATACTGCTTTGGGGGTTAAAAGTACAAACAACGGTTTTGTCTTTATCAAATACGTCAAGCCGAAAATATTATCATAATGCGGCAAAACAATAATCCATGAAAAATTTTTAAGTTTATTATAAATTTTGGAATTTTTTTTGAGTTAATTTTGGTACAATAAATTAGCTGGGATTGAAATTGTCATATTTCAACAGGAGCTATAAAATTAGAGGAGTTCACATGTCCACAAAACTTATTATTATTACTGATCTGCAACGCTTTAAACTTTTTGGCAGCAAAATTGATCCGATGGGAAGAGAAGCCCTTGATCTTATTCAAAGCATAGACAGCCTGGAAACACATCTGAGAATCAGAGAAAAAGTTTCTGATCGTCAAGGGAATTTTCACGGTGTAGGAGGAAGCGGTTCGGGCGAAGACCACAACCTTGGCCTTGAAGAAGAACGACGACGGATCAAAGAGATAGCACAGGAAATCTCAAATGCACTTGCAGAGCATAAGCATGAAGAATGGTATTTGGCTGCACCAAAAGCTATCAACAATCAAATCGTGGAACTTTTAAACCCTTCAGTAAAAAGCAATATGACAATCAATCTTCAATCAGATCTCACTAAGATTCCTGACGATCAATTGTTGAAACATTTTACCAAAGAGGCGTAAAAAACGTTTTCAAAGGAGTTACAATGTCGTCCGCAGCATGGCTTTCTAAAAAACTCGAAGACGGGAGGATTGCATGCGAAGCATGCAATCAGCACTGCAAACTTCATGAAGGAGAATACGGCATCTGCGGTATTCGCAAGGTTGAAAACGGG from the Sulfurovum sp. UBA12169 genome contains:
- a CDS encoding DNA-binding response regulator — encoded protein: MNHILIVEDDKLLAQTLEDVLEVNGFSSKIANNYEEAIELDCTEVFDLYLLDINLPSSNGIKLLEELRINNTYKPAIFLTSHKEKEVLNEAFSSGCDDFIKKPFDNDELIHRVEAVLKRTAAYNTEIKLTQDISYDIKECTLLTPKGSTKLPQKLAKLLEIFIKNKNQVVSKEHIIENVWEDDTFSSGSLRVYITKLKNLIGKDMIENIKGVGYKLKL
- a CDS encoding SAM-dependent methyltransferase; translation: MAKTQSFEQHADAYEVWFEKNQTIYEDEVQTAKKLIGSASNGLEIGIGSGKFALPLGIKIGIEPSKRMRQLAQEKGLEAIDGIAENLPFENEKFDFAVMITTICFVDDLFEALSEAYRVIIPGGFLLIGMVEKNSPMGKKYLEKKAESKFYGEASFYSTQEVTTLAQKAGFVYDTALGVKSTNNGFVFIKYVKPKILS
- a CDS encoding histidine kinase — its product is MQTLTFLFLMLFSYVCLEILREVFHFNEIVFFAGNIILIAVLGYYLAKAVAKPLFDSQIAMEKYIKNTLHELNIPIATIDANVKLLAGTLKDEKNLKRLQRISSSSANLQDLYNELEYLLRKENGCIEIEEFELREFLDRTVKKFDDVKKEVNITVNCPVHHIKCDKRGFSKTIENLISNAIKFNKKDGFVHIEFKNDKLCIEDSGIGIENQNLFSIFERYYREDSNIFGHGIGLNIVKEFCDNNKIEIKITSKKDEGTKICLDLKKLTFN